A region from the Polaribacter sp. Hel1_33_78 genome encodes:
- the panB gene encoding 3-methyl-2-oxobutanoate hydroxymethyltransferase, producing MSVAKKQYKRITVKSLVEMKANGEKISMLTAYDYTMAKILDKAGLDVLLVGDSASNVMAGHETTLPITLDQMIYHASSVVRAIERCLVVVDLPFGSYQSDPKEALRSAIRIMKESGGHSIKLEGGREVKESIKRILNAGIPVMGHLGLTPQSIYKFGTYTVRAKEEEEAEQLMEDALMLERIGCFAIVLEKVPADLAKKVAEAISIPVIGIGAGNGVDGQVLVTHDMLGMTHEFNPRFLRRYLDLFVDMTGAFEQYVTDVKSKDFPSDKEQY from the coding sequence ATGTCTGTAGCAAAAAAACAGTACAAAAGAATTACCGTAAAATCTTTGGTAGAAATGAAAGCGAATGGAGAGAAAATATCCATGTTAACTGCTTACGATTATACGATGGCAAAAATTTTAGACAAAGCTGGTTTAGATGTACTTTTAGTAGGTGATTCAGCATCAAATGTTATGGCCGGACATGAAACTACTTTACCTATTACCTTAGATCAAATGATTTATCATGCAAGCTCGGTTGTTAGAGCAATTGAGCGCTGTTTAGTTGTGGTAGATTTGCCGTTTGGGAGTTATCAATCTGACCCAAAAGAAGCTTTACGTTCTGCCATTAGAATAATGAAAGAATCTGGCGGTCATTCTATAAAATTAGAAGGAGGAAGAGAGGTTAAAGAATCTATTAAACGTATTTTAAATGCAGGAATTCCAGTAATGGGTCATTTAGGTTTAACTCCACAATCTATCTATAAATTCGGAACATACACCGTTAGAGCAAAAGAAGAAGAAGAGGCAGAGCAATTAATGGAAGACGCTTTAATGCTAGAAAGGATTGGTTGTTTTGCAATCGTTTTAGAAAAAGTCCCTGCTGATTTAGCAAAAAAAGTTGCAGAAGCTATATCTATTCCTGTCATCGGAATTGGGGCGGGAAATGGAGTTGACGGCCAAGTTTTAGTAACCCATGATATGTTGGGAATGACCCACGAATTCAATCCACGTTTTTTAAGAAGATATCTAGATTTATTCGTTGATATGACAGGAGCATTTGAGCAATATGTTACAGATGTAAAAAGCAAAGATTTCCCGAGTGATAAAGAGCAATACTAA
- a CDS encoding sigma-70 family RNA polymerase sigma factor, which yields MLQEKITLNSDKWIDNYADYLFNYAVVRVNDGDLAKDLVQETFFAGLKSAKNFQGKSTERTWLVSILKRKVIDHYRKINSKKGQAEVRMNFYDNGENEGSWIEERVPQSWDNASEKAIENQELKTQLEICIDNLPEKYGLVFRMKTIQEFETEEICKELNITTSNLWVIIHRARTQLRKCMEENWFNN from the coding sequence ATGCTTCAAGAAAAAATCACTTTAAATTCTGATAAATGGATAGATAATTACGCAGATTACTTGTTTAATTATGCTGTTGTGCGTGTTAATGATGGAGACTTAGCCAAGGATTTAGTGCAAGAAACGTTTTTTGCAGGCCTAAAATCTGCTAAAAATTTTCAAGGAAAATCTACAGAAAGAACTTGGTTGGTATCTATTTTAAAAAGAAAGGTAATAGATCATTACAGGAAGATTAATTCTAAAAAAGGACAAGCAGAAGTTAGAATGAATTTTTATGATAATGGAGAAAATGAAGGAAGTTGGATTGAAGAACGTGTTCCACAAAGTTGGGATAATGCCTCTGAAAAAGCAATAGAAAACCAAGAGTTAAAAACTCAATTAGAAATTTGTATAGATAATTTGCCCGAGAAATATGGTTTGGTTTTTAGAATGAAAACCATTCAAGAGTTTGAAACTGAAGAAATTTGTAAGGAGTTGAATATTACAACGTCAAATTTATGGGTTATAATACATAGAGCTAGAACTCAGCTAAGAAAATGCATGGAAGAGAATTGGTTTAATAATTAA
- a CDS encoding O-methyltransferase — protein sequence MHFLPELIDNYVVNHSQQEPKILQELSKETWQKVLNPRMLSGAFQGRVLSMISKLIQPKTILEIGTYTGYSALCLAEGLPSTGKIITIDKNEELETLQNKYFEKSGFRNQIEQKVGNALEIIPKIDKKFDLVFIDADKSNYVNYFYLMIHKMNPGGIILSDNVLWSGKVVEELSPKDIDTRALLEYNKLLNSDDRIETVLLPIRDGLTISRVK from the coding sequence ATGCATTTTTTACCAGAGCTAATAGATAATTACGTTGTAAATCATTCACAGCAAGAACCTAAGATTCTACAAGAGTTAAGCAAAGAGACTTGGCAAAAAGTATTGAACCCTAGAATGTTAAGTGGCGCTTTTCAAGGCAGGGTTTTATCTATGATTTCTAAGTTAATTCAACCTAAAACTATATTAGAAATTGGTACTTATACTGGTTATTCCGCGCTTTGTTTAGCAGAAGGATTACCTTCTACAGGAAAAATTATAACGATTGATAAAAACGAAGAACTAGAGACTTTACAAAATAAATATTTTGAAAAATCTGGTTTTAGAAATCAAATTGAACAAAAGGTTGGTAATGCTTTAGAAATTATTCCAAAAATTGACAAAAAATTTGATTTAGTATTTATTGATGCAGACAAATCTAACTACGTAAATTACTTTTACTTAATGATTCATAAAATGAATCCTGGAGGAATTATATTGTCTGATAATGTGCTTTGGAGTGGTAAAGTGGTGGAAGAATTAAGCCCTAAAGATATAGATACAAGGGCACTTTTAGAATACAATAAATTATTAAATTCTGATGATAGAATTGAAACCGTTCTACTTCCCATAAGAGATGGATTAACAATTAGCAGAGTAAAATAA
- a CDS encoding twin-arginine translocase TatA/TatE family subunit, whose product MNSTFLFISGPEIMVIMLILVMVFGADKIPEIARGLGKGMRQVKDATNDIKKEINDSAESPDLDTNISKDIHKEINKVKDHIDDLTGPIKRL is encoded by the coding sequence ATGAACTCAACTTTTTTATTTATTAGTGGTCCAGAAATTATGGTAATTATGTTAATTCTCGTTATGGTTTTTGGTGCAGATAAGATTCCTGAAATCGCAAGAGGCTTAGGAAAAGGAATGCGTCAAGTAAAAGATGCTACAAATGATATTAAGAAAGAGATTAATGATAGTGCAGAGTCTCCAGATTTAGATACAAATATTAGCAAAGACATTCATAAAGAAATAAATAAAGTTAAAGATCATATTGATGATTTAACAGGTCCAATTAAAAGACTCTGA
- a CDS encoding RNA polymerase sigma factor produces the protein MKVLKLYNNEAQLIYKASKNHRDAQHALYKAHAPKMLSVCRYYIKDTQQAEEALLNGFFKVFKQIKSFKSEGSFEGWIRQIMVHESISLLRKKKQLEFSADDMELYDKPINSDTAELDLEKIQLLINNLPEGYRIIFIMHAVEGYKHREISTLLGISESTSKSQLFKARKLLQKQVKQLNKTSYGTN, from the coding sequence TTGAAAGTTTTAAAATTATATAATAACGAAGCACAGCTTATTTATAAAGCGTCTAAAAACCATCGTGATGCGCAGCATGCTTTATATAAAGCTCATGCTCCCAAAATGCTGAGTGTTTGCAGATACTACATAAAAGATACACAACAAGCTGAGGAGGCACTTTTAAATGGTTTTTTTAAAGTTTTTAAGCAGATAAAGAGTTTTAAATCTGAAGGGAGCTTTGAGGGTTGGATACGACAAATTATGGTACATGAATCTATTTCTCTTCTTAGAAAAAAAAAGCAGCTTGAATTTTCAGCGGATGACATGGAGCTATATGATAAACCAATTAATTCTGATACTGCAGAATTAGATCTCGAAAAAATTCAATTATTAATAAATAATCTTCCTGAAGGCTATCGAATAATCTTTATAATGCATGCTGTAGAAGGGTATAAACATCGTGAAATTTCAACATTACTCGGTATTTCTGAAAGCACCTCAAAATCACAATTATTTAAAGCTAGAAAGCTTTTGCAAAAACAGGTTAAACAATTAAATAAAACCAGTTATGGAACTAATTAA
- the mutS gene encoding DNA mismatch repair protein MutS: MAKSNPKKVTPLMKQYNAIKTKYPDAMLLFRVGDFYETFGEDAKKAAGVLGITLTKRGAGSETETALAGFPHHSLNTYLPKLVKAGMRVAICDQLEDPKMTKTIVKRGVTELITPGVSLNDEVLQSKTNNFLAAVHFNKKQLGISFLDVSTGEYLVAQGNSEYIDKLLQNFNPSEVLVQKHNKQQFLELFENRYYTFYLDDWVFQPEYANETLQNHFEVKNLKGFGIQDLKNGIIAAGAVMYYLSETQHKQLKHIQSISRIAEDNYVWMDRFTVRNLELYNPNSINAVTLLDVIDKTISPMGGRLLKRWLALPLKNIDEIKNRHELVKFFIDSDDFSQIVTYQLKQISDLERLISKVATGKASPREIVLLKDSLKAILPIKTAAEKSANKTVKELGNQLHTCTDLITKISETLFDNAPVNINKGNAIAACVHQELDDLRAISSTGKQYLDDMLARETERTGISSLKISFNNVFGYYIEVRNTHKDKVPEEWIRKQTLVSAERYITEELKEYETKILGAEEKIQKLEQEIFSKLLQYIIQFVPIVQENAQIIAKIDCLLSFSVLAIENNYVRPQMDESTVLEIKNGRHPVIEKQLPISEEYIANDVVLNRNQQQIIMITGPNMSGKSAILRQTALIVLLAQMGSYVPAQNARIGIVDKIFTRVGASDNISMGESTFMVEMNETASILNNLSERSLVLLDEIGRGTSTYDGISIAWAISEFLHEHPSKAKTLFATHYHELNEMTATFKRIKNFNVSVKELENTIIFLRKLVSGGSNHSFGIHVAKLAGMPNMVIHRANKILAQLEKNNKSSETKEVLKQAQHEEMQLSFFQLDDPLLENIKEEILATNIDTLTPIEALMKLNEIKRMLIKK, translated from the coding sequence TTGGCAAAATCTAACCCTAAAAAGGTAACTCCTTTAATGAAGCAATACAATGCTATCAAGACAAAATATCCTGATGCAATGTTACTTTTTCGTGTCGGAGATTTTTATGAAACTTTTGGTGAAGATGCTAAAAAAGCGGCTGGAGTTTTAGGGATTACACTAACGAAACGTGGTGCAGGAAGTGAAACAGAAACCGCTTTGGCAGGTTTTCCTCATCATTCTCTAAACACGTATTTACCTAAATTGGTAAAAGCAGGAATGCGTGTTGCTATTTGTGATCAGTTAGAAGACCCTAAAATGACCAAAACAATTGTAAAACGTGGTGTAACAGAATTAATTACTCCTGGAGTTTCTTTAAATGATGAAGTTTTACAAAGCAAAACCAATAACTTTTTAGCAGCCGTTCATTTTAATAAAAAACAACTTGGAATTTCATTTCTTGATGTTTCTACTGGTGAATATTTGGTAGCACAGGGAAATTCAGAATACATTGATAAATTATTGCAGAATTTTAACCCGAGTGAAGTACTGGTTCAAAAGCATAATAAGCAGCAGTTTTTAGAACTTTTTGAAAACAGGTATTATACCTTTTATTTAGATGATTGGGTTTTTCAACCTGAATATGCAAACGAAACTTTACAAAATCATTTTGAAGTCAAAAACTTAAAAGGTTTTGGAATTCAAGATCTTAAAAACGGAATTATTGCTGCTGGTGCCGTAATGTATTATTTATCGGAAACACAACACAAGCAATTAAAACACATTCAATCTATAAGCAGAATTGCAGAAGATAATTATGTTTGGATGGATCGTTTTACAGTTCGAAATTTAGAGTTATACAACCCGAATTCTATAAATGCCGTCACACTTTTAGATGTTATTGATAAAACCATATCACCAATGGGTGGAAGGTTACTAAAGCGATGGCTGGCGCTTCCTTTAAAAAATATAGATGAAATTAAAAACCGCCACGAATTGGTGAAGTTTTTTATAGATTCTGATGATTTTTCGCAGATCGTAACATATCAATTAAAACAAATATCAGACTTAGAAAGATTAATTTCTAAAGTTGCTACCGGTAAAGCTTCACCAAGAGAAATTGTTTTGTTAAAAGACTCTTTAAAAGCAATTTTACCCATAAAAACCGCCGCAGAAAAGAGTGCCAATAAAACAGTCAAAGAACTTGGAAATCAACTGCATACTTGTACTGATTTAATCACTAAAATTTCTGAAACTTTATTTGACAATGCTCCGGTAAACATCAATAAAGGAAATGCCATTGCAGCGTGTGTTCATCAAGAGTTAGATGATTTACGGGCCATTTCATCTACTGGAAAACAGTATTTAGATGATATGTTGGCGCGTGAAACAGAAAGAACAGGCATCTCAAGTTTAAAAATTTCGTTCAATAATGTTTTTGGCTACTACATAGAGGTTCGAAATACCCATAAAGACAAAGTTCCTGAAGAATGGATTCGTAAACAAACCCTAGTAAGTGCAGAACGCTATATTACTGAAGAACTGAAAGAATATGAAACTAAAATTTTGGGTGCTGAAGAGAAAATACAGAAATTAGAGCAAGAAATTTTTTCTAAATTATTGCAATATATCATTCAATTTGTACCAATTGTGCAAGAAAATGCGCAAATTATCGCCAAAATTGACTGTTTATTGTCTTTTTCGGTTTTAGCGATCGAGAACAATTATGTGCGCCCGCAAATGGATGAAAGTACTGTTCTAGAAATTAAAAACGGAAGACATCCTGTTATAGAAAAGCAATTACCAATTAGCGAAGAATATATTGCAAATGACGTTGTATTGAATAGAAATCAGCAACAAATAATTATGATTACAGGGCCAAATATGTCTGGTAAATCTGCTATTTTACGACAAACTGCATTGATTGTTTTACTCGCTCAAATGGGAAGCTATGTACCCGCTCAAAATGCAAGAATTGGTATTGTCGATAAGATTTTTACTAGAGTTGGTGCAAGTGATAATATTTCTATGGGTGAATCTACTTTTATGGTAGAAATGAACGAAACAGCTTCTATTTTAAATAATCTTTCTGAACGCAGTTTGGTGCTTTTAGATGAAATTGGTCGTGGAACTTCCACTTACGACGGAATTTCAATCGCTTGGGCAATTTCAGAGTTTTTACATGAGCATCCATCAAAAGCAAAAACATTGTTTGCTACTCATTATCATGAGTTAAATGAAATGACCGCTACTTTTAAACGGATTAAAAACTTTAACGTCTCTGTTAAAGAATTGGAAAACACCATTATTTTTCTTCGTAAACTGGTTTCTGGTGGGTCTAATCACAGCTTTGGTATCCATGTAGCAAAACTTGCAGGGATGCCCAATATGGTCATTCATAGAGCGAATAAAATTTTAGCGCAATTAGAGAAAAATAATAAAAGTTCAGAAACTAAAGAGGTTTTAAAACAAGCACAACATGAAGAAATGCAACTCAGCTTTTTTCAATTAGATGATCCTTTACTAGAAAATATTAAGGAAGAAATTTTAGCTACTAATATTGATACATTAACACCTATTGAAGCGCTCATGAAATTGAATGAGATTAAGAGGATGTTGATTAAAAAGTAA
- a CDS encoding RNA methyltransferase yields the protein MRKLKNNELGRITVDAFKTMKKTPLIVVLDNIRSLNNIGSVFRTSDAFLIEKIYLCGICATPPNKDIHKTALGATESVAWEYVEDTLTLIEKLKKDKVKILAIEQAENSTKLHTFFPEENEKYAVVMGNEVKGVQQEVVDAADWCIEIPQLGTKHSLNISVTTGIVLWDLFQKM from the coding sequence ATGAGAAAACTTAAAAATAACGAGTTAGGCAGAATTACAGTTGACGCCTTTAAAACTATGAAAAAAACGCCATTAATTGTCGTTTTAGATAATATTAGAAGTTTAAATAATATTGGTTCTGTTTTCAGAACTTCGGATGCTTTTTTGATAGAAAAAATATACCTGTGTGGTATTTGTGCAACACCACCAAACAAAGATATTCATAAAACAGCTTTAGGAGCAACAGAATCTGTAGCCTGGGAATATGTTGAAGACACCTTAACATTGATTGAAAAATTAAAGAAAGATAAGGTGAAGATTTTAGCTATTGAACAAGCAGAAAACAGCACAAAACTGCATACTTTTTTTCCTGAGGAAAACGAGAAATATGCAGTTGTGATGGGAAATGAAGTAAAAGGTGTTCAGCAAGAAGTAGTTGATGCTGCTGATTGGTGTATTGAAATTCCGCAATTAGGCACAAAACACTCACTAAACATCTCTGTAACCACAGGGATTGTTTTATGGGATTTATTTCAGAAAATGTAA
- a CDS encoding tetratricopeptide repeat-containing sensor histidine kinase translates to MKLEKDSLIISYNFFKLMSNHKLIIKTNYLFYGQTKLLFLFFLVSFSVFSQEKDFDNSIDSITFLLNQYKKTKQPHLPQKAFLLAEKIKGDSLLKRTYSSFAVKSFLNKDLANLSLSERKLHEFYIRTRDSSALAQQYYCKGLFFKVKLKQDSAFYYYNKSKNISTQLKDSLEVTKRLLSMAAIQYDERDYLGSEISIIEGLRFVEPLKEVFYTGFLYERLGNALHRSGRQKEARKKFLIFFELQKRSSLEKLELQKARGYANFADTKIKYQKARLYNNLADTYTSEGNYTRALEYYKKSLSTDSIMLNSIQRYEVALGGIAFNHLMLGNIKLAIKEYSEVLKSRQNRKYERGLVVTHSGLADAYVANNETKKAIFHSNIGLEKAKKMQYNFYILENLLLLSKLEKGEKGRLLLQEHFILSDSLFKRERSLKNQFANVQYEAEKKDRENASLKQENSKRELELVTEKQHKIIGWLIAGISILFIGFGGSLVLSRRKKMLFEAQLKQVEVRETERQQIAKSLHDEVAGDIRMLHLKLSKTNQLEDAKSLDIINENVRNLSHQISSESFNEVSFKDQIINLISEYFEVSFRIKVEEIDTIEWKTINNSIKRTLFLTIREIIQNAKKHAEASVLILSFKETKKSIVLIISDNGKGFEVNAKKNGIGLKNLKERIEEISGVFTVESEIEKGTKITIEISKNGK, encoded by the coding sequence ATGAAATTAGAAAAAGACAGTTTAATAATAAGTTATAATTTTTTTAAGCTGATGAGCAACCATAAACTCATCATCAAAACTAATTATTTATTTTATGGACAAACAAAGCTCCTCTTTTTATTCTTCTTGGTAAGTTTTTCTGTTTTTTCGCAAGAGAAAGACTTTGACAATAGCATTGACTCTATTACTTTCTTGTTAAATCAATATAAGAAAACGAAACAACCTCATTTACCTCAAAAAGCATTTTTATTAGCGGAAAAAATTAAAGGAGATTCTTTATTGAAGAGGACATATAGCTCTTTTGCTGTTAAAAGCTTTCTTAATAAAGATCTTGCGAATTTATCTTTAAGTGAAAGAAAATTGCATGAATTTTATATTAGAACGAGAGATTCTTCCGCTTTAGCTCAACAGTATTATTGCAAAGGTCTTTTTTTTAAGGTCAAATTAAAACAAGATAGTGCTTTTTATTATTACAATAAATCTAAAAATATTTCTACTCAATTAAAAGATTCTCTTGAAGTAACAAAAAGATTGCTTTCTATGGCGGCTATTCAGTATGATGAGAGAGATTATTTGGGTAGTGAAATTTCTATTATTGAAGGATTACGTTTTGTGGAGCCTCTTAAAGAGGTTTTTTATACGGGTTTTTTATATGAAAGATTGGGGAATGCTCTACATAGGAGCGGAAGGCAAAAAGAAGCTAGAAAAAAATTTTTAATATTTTTTGAACTTCAAAAGAGAAGTTCTTTAGAAAAACTTGAACTTCAAAAGGCGCGAGGATATGCTAATTTTGCAGATACAAAAATTAAATATCAAAAGGCTAGATTATACAATAATTTAGCAGACACCTATACATCTGAGGGAAATTACACAAGGGCATTAGAATATTATAAGAAAAGTTTGTCTACTGACAGTATTATGTTGAATAGTATTCAAAGGTATGAAGTAGCTTTAGGAGGGATCGCGTTTAATCATCTTATGTTGGGAAATATTAAACTAGCGATCAAAGAATATTCAGAAGTTTTAAAATCTAGACAAAATAGAAAGTATGAAAGAGGTTTAGTTGTTACTCATTCGGGTTTAGCGGATGCCTATGTCGCCAATAATGAGACTAAAAAAGCAATATTTCACAGTAATATTGGCTTAGAAAAGGCAAAAAAAATGCAGTACAATTTTTATATTTTAGAAAACCTTCTTTTGTTGTCTAAATTAGAAAAGGGAGAAAAAGGAAGGTTATTGCTACAAGAACATTTTATATTAAGCGATAGTCTTTTTAAAAGAGAAAGATCTTTAAAAAATCAGTTTGCGAATGTGCAATATGAAGCTGAAAAAAAAGATAGAGAAAACGCTAGTTTAAAGCAAGAAAACTCCAAAAGAGAATTAGAATTAGTAACAGAGAAGCAACATAAAATAATTGGGTGGTTAATTGCTGGGATTAGTATTTTGTTTATAGGTTTTGGAGGAAGTCTTGTGTTAAGTAGAAGAAAGAAAATGCTTTTTGAAGCCCAATTAAAACAAGTAGAAGTTAGAGAAACAGAACGACAACAAATTGCAAAATCTTTACATGATGAAGTTGCTGGTGATATTAGAATGTTGCATTTAAAATTGTCCAAAACCAATCAATTAGAAGACGCAAAAAGTTTAGATATTATTAATGAAAATGTACGAAATTTATCACATCAAATAAGTAGTGAAAGCTTTAATGAAGTTTCTTTTAAAGATCAAATAATTAATCTAATCTCAGAATATTTTGAAGTTAGTTTTAGAATTAAAGTAGAAGAAATTGACACTATTGAATGGAAAACTATTAATAATTCAATTAAAAGAACCCTATTTTTAACCATAAGAGAAATTATTCAAAACGCTAAAAAACACGCAGAAGCTTCGGTTTTAATTTTAAGTTTTAAGGAAACTAAAAAATCAATTGTTTTAATTATTTCCGATAACGGAAAGGGTTTTGAGGTTAACGCTAAGAAGAACGGAATCGGTTTAAAGAATTTAAAGGAAAGAATAGAAGAAATTAGTGGCGTTTTTACTGTAGAAAGTGAAATTGAAAAAGGAACGAAAATAACAATTGAAATCTCTAAAAATGGAAAATAA
- a CDS encoding response regulator: MENKIRILIADDHQLVLEGFLNSLKEVGDFDVVTTTNCDAAFDLIKTHINSNPFQLLFTDLSFDNITEESDLGGGEELIKAIRNNEFDIKIGVITAHTETNRIYNVISNLNPNSYLLKSKSSATEIGFAVQKMLANEYYYTHEIHQKILRRNVVQIQMDDVAIQILKELPNHSKISNLEGVIKKNNGTAIKLRSIETKLANLRTDLNANNNTDLILKVKELGIID; this comes from the coding sequence ATGGAAAATAAAATAAGAATTTTAATTGCAGATGATCATCAATTAGTATTAGAAGGGTTTTTAAATTCTTTAAAAGAAGTAGGAGATTTTGATGTGGTTACAACCACGAATTGCGATGCTGCTTTTGATTTGATAAAAACACATATAAATAGTAATCCTTTTCAACTTTTATTTACTGATTTAAGTTTTGATAATATTACAGAGGAATCTGATTTAGGTGGAGGTGAAGAATTGATTAAAGCGATTAGAAATAATGAATTCGATATTAAAATAGGAGTAATTACTGCTCACACAGAAACGAATAGAATATATAACGTAATTAGCAATTTAAATCCAAATTCATACTTATTAAAAAGTAAGTCTAGTGCTACAGAAATAGGTTTTGCTGTTCAAAAAATGTTAGCTAACGAATATTATTATACCCACGAAATTCATCAAAAAATATTGCGTAGAAATGTTGTTCAGATACAAATGGATGATGTTGCTATACAGATATTAAAAGAGCTCCCTAATCATTCTAAAATTAGTAATTTAGAGGGAGTTATTAAAAAAAATAACGGAACTGCAATTAAACTTCGTTCTATCGAAACAAAATTAGCAAATTTAAGAACAGATTTAAATGCTAATAATAATACAGATTTAATTTTAAAGGTAAAAGAACTCGGAATTATAGATTAA
- the mgtE gene encoding magnesium transporter: MAFEITNQFLEKLVGFIYENNDSKIKNLFSEVHYADIAEVLDEVSFDEAIYIIKLLDSEKTSEILTELDEDTREKILENLSAKEIAEEIEEMDSDDAADIIGELSEERQNRVINAIEDNELAADIKELLSYNDDSAGSLMAKELVKVYETWTVAGCLRRIRAQAKEVSRVHSIYVVDKQEKLIGRLSLKDLIVAKNEQKISEIYINKVDSVNVNEDDEEVAKIMVKYDLEAIPVVDDANVLLGRITIDDIVDLLKEEADKDYQLAAGLTQDVDSDDSILDLTRARLPWLFLGLVGGVGAFIIMEGFQGVFTKYATLFFFTPLIAAMAGNVGVQSSAIIVQGLANDDVKGSINSRLFKEMLLAALNGVILALFLFLFVWIYEGKIDLALAISASLVVVIIIAGLIGTFVPLFLNKRGIDPAIATGPFITTSNDIFGILIYFLIAKLILGI, translated from the coding sequence ATGGCATTTGAGATTACAAATCAGTTTTTAGAAAAATTAGTTGGTTTTATATACGAAAACAACGATTCTAAAATTAAAAATTTATTTTCAGAGGTTCATTACGCAGATATCGCTGAAGTTTTAGACGAAGTAAGTTTTGATGAAGCTATTTACATCATTAAGCTTTTAGATAGCGAAAAAACATCAGAAATTCTTACAGAGTTAGATGAAGATACTCGTGAAAAAATTCTTGAAAACTTATCAGCAAAAGAAATAGCAGAAGAAATTGAAGAAATGGATTCTGATGATGCAGCAGATATTATTGGCGAACTTTCTGAAGAGCGACAAAACCGTGTAATAAATGCTATAGAAGATAATGAGCTTGCTGCAGATATCAAAGAATTACTTTCTTATAACGATGACTCTGCGGGTTCTTTAATGGCAAAAGAATTGGTAAAAGTATATGAAACATGGACAGTTGCTGGTTGTTTGCGTAGAATTAGAGCCCAAGCTAAAGAGGTAAGTAGAGTGCATTCTATATATGTTGTAGATAAACAAGAAAAATTAATTGGTCGTCTTTCTTTAAAAGATTTAATTGTTGCTAAAAATGAACAAAAAATATCAGAAATTTATATTAATAAGGTAGATTCTGTAAATGTAAATGAAGACGATGAAGAGGTTGCAAAAATTATGGTAAAATATGATTTGGAAGCAATACCTGTTGTAGATGATGCCAATGTTTTATTAGGTAGAATTACAATTGATGACATTGTAGATCTTTTAAAAGAAGAAGCGGATAAAGATTATCAATTAGCAGCTGGTTTAACGCAAGATGTCGATTCTGATGATAGCATCTTAGATTTAACAAGAGCCCGTTTACCGTGGCTTTTCTTAGGTTTAGTTGGTGGAGTAGGTGCTTTTATAATTATGGAAGGTTTTCAAGGTGTATTTACTAAATACGCAACTTTATTCTTTTTTACACCTTTAATTGCTGCAATGGCAGGAAATGTTGGCGTACAATCTTCTGCGATTATTGTGCAGGGGTTAGCAAATGATGATGTAAAAGGTAGTATAAATAGTAGACTTTTTAAAGAAATGCTTTTAGCAGCTTTAAATGGTGTTATTTTGGCGCTCTTTTTATTCCTTTTTGTTTGGATTTATGAAGGCAAAATAGATCTTGCTTTGGCTATTTCTGCCTCCCTTGTGGTTGTTATTATTATTGCAGGTTTAATAGGTACGTTTGTTCCCTTATTTTTAAATAAAAGAGGTATTGACCCAGCAATTGCAACGGGTCCATTTATAACTACAAGCAATGATATTTTTGGAATTTTAATCTACTTTTTGATCGCGAAATTAATTTTAGGGATATAA